The following proteins come from a genomic window of Chloroflexota bacterium:
- a CDS encoding arylsulfatase: protein MAKEYKGVINLDARDSVPDWGPYLQPVAPEGAPNVLMIIWDDVGFGAMDLYGGPIETPNMKRIADMGIRYSNFHTTALCSPTRSSLLTGRNATSNGMASITETADGFPGASGRIPFENGFISEVLGERGWNTYAVGKWHLTPADEVDMSSWRHRWPLGRGFERYYGFLGGETHQYWPDLISDNHPVEAPYGPEDGYHISKDLADKSIEFIMDAKAVNPDKPWYMYYCPGAGHAPHHVWKEWADKYKGKFDEGYEAIREDILAKQKELGLLADDVQLSEINPHGEPDVTSPTGVPWPSLDYVKPWDSLDDDEKRLFARMAEVYAGFISYTDFEMGRLIDYLEESGQLENTIIFVTSDNGASAEGGPNGSFNENKFFNNVEDTVEANLAKIDELGGPSSYNHYNTGWAWAFDTPFPYWKRYAGYEGGVCDMMLMSWPAQIEAGGVRHQYLHAIDVVPTIYDMLGVEPPDYVKGHLQSPIEGNSFADTFSDADAPERQTQFYSMLGMRSIYHEGWLATALHPALSGWGHFEKDEWELYHLSEDRSQSTNVAAENPEKLQELIGLWFYNAGLYNGFPVDDRTATEQLNRERPESGKPREHYVYYPGTAEVPESVAVVVKGRNYTIAAQMLIESEDAEGVLFAHGGVGGGHTLYIKDGELVYLYNWLGEKLQYTRFAGVTPGHHVYTAEFTKTGMDDVTKSAIGTLKLYMDDKVVGESEIWTQPGSFALAGDGLNIGKDGGSPTSPEYLPPFEFEGGEIVKVVVDVSGEPYVDHEMQVRAWMALD, encoded by the coding sequence ATGGCAAAGGAATATAAGGGCGTCATCAACCTGGATGCCCGCGACTCTGTTCCCGACTGGGGGCCCTATCTGCAGCCGGTCGCGCCCGAAGGCGCGCCGAATGTATTGATGATCATCTGGGACGACGTGGGCTTCGGCGCAATGGACCTCTATGGCGGGCCGATCGAGACTCCCAATATGAAGCGCATCGCCGATATGGGCATTCGTTATTCGAATTTCCATACCACGGCCCTCTGCTCACCCACGCGTTCGAGCCTGCTGACCGGTCGCAACGCCACCAGCAACGGTATGGCCAGCATCACGGAAACGGCCGACGGCTTCCCCGGCGCATCCGGTCGTATCCCGTTTGAGAACGGCTTCATTTCCGAGGTGCTCGGTGAGCGCGGTTGGAACACCTACGCCGTCGGCAAGTGGCATCTGACCCCGGCCGATGAGGTCGATATGTCCTCGTGGAGGCATCGCTGGCCGCTGGGCCGCGGTTTCGAGCGTTATTACGGTTTCCTGGGCGGCGAGACGCACCAGTACTGGCCCGACTTGATCAGCGACAACCATCCCGTTGAAGCGCCCTATGGACCCGAGGACGGCTACCATATCTCCAAGGATCTGGCCGATAAATCGATTGAGTTCATTATGGATGCCAAGGCGGTCAACCCGGATAAACCGTGGTACATGTACTACTGCCCCGGCGCCGGGCATGCGCCGCATCACGTGTGGAAAGAATGGGCGGACAAGTACAAAGGCAAGTTCGACGAGGGCTACGAGGCGATTCGCGAAGACATCCTGGCCAAGCAGAAGGAATTGGGTTTACTGGCTGATGATGTGCAGCTTTCGGAAATCAACCCGCATGGCGAGCCTGATGTAACCAGCCCGACAGGCGTACCCTGGCCGAGTCTGGACTACGTGAAGCCCTGGGATTCGCTGGACGACGACGAAAAGCGTCTCTTTGCGCGTATGGCCGAGGTCTACGCCGGTTTCATTTCCTATACGGACTTCGAGATGGGCCGTCTGATCGACTACCTGGAAGAATCCGGGCAACTCGAGAACACGATCATCTTTGTGACCTCCGACAACGGCGCCAGCGCCGAAGGCGGACCTAATGGCTCCTTCAATGAGAACAAGTTCTTCAACAACGTAGAAGACACGGTTGAGGCCAACCTGGCCAAGATCGACGAACTCGGCGGCCCTAGCTCATACAATCATTACAATACCGGCTGGGCCTGGGCCTTTGACACGCCGTTCCCTTACTGGAAACGGTATGCGGGCTACGAAGGCGGCGTCTGCGATATGATGCTTATGTCCTGGCCGGCGCAGATCGAGGCCGGCGGCGTGCGCCACCAATATCTACATGCTATCGACGTTGTGCCCACGATTTACGACATGCTGGGCGTCGAGCCGCCGGACTACGTAAAAGGGCACTTGCAGAGCCCGATCGAGGGCAATAGTTTCGCTGACACTTTCAGCGATGCCGATGCGCCGGAACGACAGACGCAGTTCTACTCTATGTTGGGCATGCGCTCGATTTACCACGAGGGTTGGCTGGCTACGGCGCTGCACCCGGCGCTCTCTGGTTGGGGCCACTTCGAGAAGGATGAATGGGAGCTTTACCACCTGAGCGAGGATCGCTCGCAGTCGACCAACGTGGCCGCTGAGAACCCTGAAAAATTACAGGAATTGATCGGACTGTGGTTCTACAATGCCGGCCTGTATAACGGTTTCCCGGTGGACGATCGCACGGCCACTGAGCAGCTCAACCGCGAACGGCCGGAATCAGGCAAACCGCGCGAGCATTATGTCTACTATCCCGGGACGGCCGAAGTGCCGGAATCGGTGGCGGTAGTTGTCAAGGGGCGCAACTACACGATTGCCGCGCAGATGCTGATTGAGTCCGAGGATGCCGAAGGCGTTTTGTTCGCCCACGGCGGCGTCGGTGGCGGCCATACCCTGTACATCAAGGATGGCGAGCTTGTCTACCTCTACAACTGGCTGGGTGAGAAGCTGCAATATACGAGATTCGCGGGTGTCACGCCGGGACATCACGTCTATACAGCCGAGTTCACCAAGACCGGTATGGATGACGTGACCAAGAGCGCCATCGGCACGCTGAAGCTGTACATGGACGACAAGGTTGTCGGCGAGTCGGAAATCTGGACCCAGCCGGGATCGTTCGCCCTGGCCGGCGACGGCCTGAACATCGGGAAGGACGGCGGATCGCCGACCTCACCGGAATATCTGCCGCCCTTCGAGTTCGAAGGGGGCGAGATTGTCAAGGTGGTGGTCGACGTCAGCGGCGAACCCTACGTGGATCATGAGATGCAGGTCCGGGCCTGGATGGCGCTTGACTGA
- a CDS encoding alkaline phosphatase family protein has product MSNTIERFAIWTVRLVVTTLVTSAALMITAWILPAMAFVATPLGPRWLHAVAAAILIGLINLLLRPVVLYISRPLGFFLLFAVGFLLNVVALALAAWLLPGFELGGIFNMVVASIIIAAINTVLSTLLNLGDEDSYYRRRTEERAAATPFPTADEPGRKLMMLEIDGLSYHHIKKALAEGRLPTLSAMMEEDGYELSKVDCGLPSQTSACQAGIMFGDNSDIPAFRWYDKTQGKLIVSSSDAEELNDRYAHGNGLMRGGTSVSNMLNGDAYKSLMTVADLRPPDGEEAKRRADDVSLLMLDPSFLLSTIARYLGMVGVELWEGWQQRRHDVYPRLNRLAHFYPFVRPATSVFVRDLGASFAVFDIMRGSPSIYLTWPGYDEVAHHSGPWTTDAFNDLARFDKTIQRIRHTIKEKAPGYYDLIILSDHGQSFGPTFLQRYGISIKDFIEKQLPEGTTVAAAFGGDTGMMSLNSTGAELANARQAGEESRTVKGLATQGERLTDRATAEQQARLAAATKPADVTAYGSGNLAQVYFDLFPRKITLAELNAAYPGMVDALIEHEGIGLVCGYTDDGTPIAIGDDGMRNLHTGEVEGIDPLLMYAPSEGYGASTVETRAWQVRRVMDFPHAGDLMLISTVYPDGTVAALEELIGSHGGLGGEQTDAFIFHPADMEVTETRNSIDVFHILNKHRGAPVPAPKPVEVEGEVATEDWKPKNLAKGLGMVGTWLHHVFRCLIPDRDAFEGVVKDPLMTGPALLVGILGTTLLALVMRGINVGDLVVVPARIVGLLFSMVALYGTGYLLTRKGSFARTTRAVGFAQSPALLLVFALYQPLAHIVILVVTVLILIGVWIGTAIAHETKGWKTAILPVLYLLLSTVAVGAAIVIWGGATVTLISVLGTLGIVVPQ; this is encoded by the coding sequence ATGAGTAACACTATCGAACGATTCGCCATCTGGACAGTGCGCCTGGTCGTCACGACTCTTGTGACTTCGGCGGCACTCATGATCACCGCCTGGATCCTTCCAGCCATGGCGTTTGTCGCGACCCCGCTGGGGCCGCGCTGGCTGCATGCGGTAGCTGCGGCCATCCTGATCGGCCTGATCAACCTGCTGCTGCGGCCGGTGGTGTTATATATTTCCCGGCCTCTGGGCTTTTTCCTGCTCTTTGCGGTCGGTTTTCTGCTGAACGTCGTTGCCCTGGCCCTGGCTGCCTGGTTATTACCCGGGTTTGAGTTGGGCGGCATTTTCAACATGGTTGTGGCCAGCATTATTATCGCTGCTATCAACACTGTCCTTTCCACTTTACTCAATCTGGGGGATGAGGACTCCTACTATCGCCGGCGCACGGAAGAGAGGGCGGCGGCAACGCCCTTTCCGACGGCGGATGAGCCGGGGCGCAAACTGATGATGTTGGAGATCGACGGACTTAGCTATCATCATATCAAAAAGGCCCTTGCCGAAGGCAGATTGCCCACTTTGTCGGCCATGATGGAAGAAGATGGCTATGAGCTCTCCAAGGTGGATTGCGGCCTTCCCTCGCAGACCTCGGCTTGCCAGGCCGGCATCATGTTCGGTGACAACAGCGACATTCCAGCCTTCCGCTGGTACGACAAGACCCAGGGCAAGCTGATAGTGTCGAGCAGCGATGCCGAGGAACTGAACGACCGCTACGCCCATGGCAACGGCCTGATGCGCGGCGGCACCAGTGTATCTAACATGCTGAACGGCGACGCCTACAAATCGCTGATGACGGTGGCCGATCTGAGGCCACCGGACGGCGAGGAAGCGAAACGACGGGCAGACGATGTTTCCCTCTTGATGCTCGACCCGTCCTTCCTGTTGAGTACCATCGCCCGCTACCTGGGAATGGTAGGGGTGGAATTGTGGGAGGGGTGGCAGCAGCGCCGGCACGACGTCTATCCACGCTTGAACAGGCTGGCCCACTTCTATCCCTTTGTGCGGCCGGCCACATCGGTGTTTGTGCGAGATCTGGGTGCCAGCTTTGCGGTCTTCGATATCATGAGAGGCTCGCCGTCGATCTACCTGACCTGGCCCGGCTACGATGAGGTGGCTCACCACTCGGGGCCGTGGACGACCGACGCCTTCAACGACCTGGCCCGCTTCGACAAGACAATCCAGCGCATACGACATACCATCAAGGAAAAGGCGCCGGGATACTACGACCTGATCATCCTGTCGGATCACGGGCAGTCTTTTGGGCCGACCTTTCTGCAGCGCTACGGGATATCGATCAAGGATTTCATCGAAAAGCAGTTGCCGGAGGGCACGACGGTGGCGGCGGCCTTTGGTGGGGACACAGGCATGATGTCGCTGAACTCCACCGGTGCAGAGTTGGCCAACGCGCGGCAGGCGGGCGAAGAAAGCCGGACCGTCAAAGGGCTGGCCACGCAGGGAGAACGGCTTACCGACCGGGCTACGGCGGAACAGCAGGCGCGGCTGGCGGCCGCGACCAAGCCTGCCGATGTGACAGCGTATGGCAGCGGCAACCTGGCCCAGGTCTACTTTGACCTCTTCCCGCGCAAGATCACGCTGGCGGAACTGAATGCCGCCTATCCCGGCATGGTGGATGCGCTGATCGAACATGAGGGCATAGGGTTGGTGTGCGGATACACGGACGACGGCACGCCGATCGCCATTGGCGATGATGGCATGCGCAACCTGCACACCGGCGAGGTGGAAGGGATTGACCCCCTGCTGATGTACGCGCCATCTGAAGGATATGGGGCGTCTACCGTTGAAACGAGGGCCTGGCAGGTACGACGGGTGATGGACTTCCCCCATGCAGGGGACCTGATGCTCATCAGCACGGTATACCCGGATGGCACGGTGGCCGCGCTGGAAGAGTTGATCGGCAGCCACGGTGGGCTGGGCGGTGAACAAACGGATGCGTTCATCTTCCATCCTGCGGACATGGAGGTGACGGAGACGCGCAACTCGATCGACGTGTTCCATATTCTGAACAAACACCGTGGCGCGCCGGTGCCTGCACCGAAACCGGTTGAGGTTGAGGGAGAGGTTGCTACCGAGGACTGGAAGCCGAAAAACCTGGCCAAAGGGCTGGGCATGGTGGGGACGTGGCTGCACCACGTTTTCCGCTGCCTGATCCCCGACCGGGATGCCTTCGAAGGGGTTGTCAAGGATCCGCTGATGACGGGCCCAGCATTGTTGGTGGGCATACTGGGCACGACCTTGCTGGCGTTGGTCATGCGGGGTATCAATGTGGGGGACCTGGTAGTGGTGCCGGCGCGAATAGTGGGTCTGTTGTTTTCGATGGTGGCCCTGTATGGTACGGGGTACCTGTTGACGCGCAAGGGCTCATTTGCCAGGACCACGCGAGCGGTGGGATTCGCCCAAAGCCCGGCGTTGCTGCTGGTGTTTGCCCTGTACCAGCCTCTGGCCCACATCGTCATCCTGGTGGTGACCGTCTTGATCTTAATTGGCGTCTGGATTGGTACGGCGATCGCCCATGAGACCAAAGGCTGGAAGACAGCCATATTGCCCGTTCTCTACCTCCTGTTGTCGACTGTCGCCGTCGGGGCAGCCATCGTGATTTGGGGCGGCGCAACAGTGACGTTAATCAGCGTGCTGGGAACTTTGGGTATCGTTGTGCCGCAATAA
- a CDS encoding DUF1269 domain-containing protein, with amino-acid sequence MSKQKEAGSEIYEILAFTFIGQKTAGEALKEIKSSGELAGYEILAEAVVEQDKKGKTHIHEPGSGGVGAAVGGITGGLLALIGGPAGLLVWALGGAALGGIAGHYLGRSIPKKDLEELGENLTPDSSALLMLLEDTYSEGVINSMAGYTANVVTMTVSDELSGEIAQYRAGELTDPEGDVIAGERVVGIDAAGEVVSDGYLAVAVPEDAAAVDDETGDEADDGEATDKQS; translated from the coding sequence ATGAGTAAACAAAAAGAAGCAGGCAGCGAGATCTATGAGATTCTGGCCTTCACCTTTATAGGCCAGAAGACCGCCGGCGAAGCCCTCAAGGAGATCAAGTCCTCCGGCGAATTGGCCGGCTATGAGATCCTGGCGGAGGCTGTTGTCGAACAGGATAAAAAGGGAAAAACCCACATCCATGAGCCAGGCAGCGGCGGCGTTGGCGCTGCTGTTGGTGGTATTACCGGCGGTCTGCTGGCCTTGATCGGCGGACCGGCCGGCTTGCTGGTCTGGGCCCTGGGCGGCGCAGCTCTGGGCGGTATCGCCGGCCATTACCTCGGCCGGTCTATTCCCAAAAAAGACCTGGAGGAGCTGGGCGAGAATCTGACGCCCGACAGTTCAGCTTTGCTGATGCTGCTTGAGGACACCTACAGTGAGGGTGTGATCAATAGCATGGCTGGCTACACCGCCAATGTGGTGACCATGACGGTGAGCGATGAACTCTCTGGCGAGATCGCGCAATACAGGGCCGGTGAGTTGACTGACCCTGAAGGGGACGTGATCGCTGGTGAGCGTGTCGTGGGCATCGACGCTGCAGGCGAAGTTGTTTCTGACGGTTATCTCGCTGTGGCTGTCCCTGAGGATGCCGCTGCGGTTGATGATGAGACCGGTGACGAGGCCGACGACGGCGAGGCTACGGACAAACAGTCGTAG
- a CDS encoding DUF937 domain-containing protein yields the protein MGIMGKMMKKTATGFVVSSATALAVSSISNVLGLSDSKVGSILAVGVPMMAFIAADDPQITDLLFKDSKKKKSKKEKSRKESEDDFFNIFGDKGHKMNKEIAKETGATEEEVNGVMSLFMPTFVGAIAEEDPEDSKALGRMFKEDSEETKRESPS from the coding sequence ATGGGCATAATGGGAAAAATGATGAAGAAAACGGCCACCGGTTTTGTTGTCTCATCGGCAACGGCCCTGGCGGTAAGTTCGATTTCCAATGTGTTGGGTCTGTCCGATTCGAAAGTGGGCAGCATCCTAGCTGTTGGGGTTCCAATGATGGCTTTTATCGCCGCGGATGATCCCCAGATCACCGATCTACTCTTCAAGGATTCGAAGAAGAAGAAGAGCAAGAAAGAGAAGAGCAGAAAGGAATCAGAAGATGATTTCTTCAATATCTTTGGCGACAAAGGCCACAAGATGAACAAGGAGATCGCCAAGGAGACGGGCGCGACGGAAGAGGAGGTCAACGGCGTCATGAGCCTTTTCATGCCTACTTTTGTCGGGGCTATTGCCGAAGAAGATCCGGAAGATTCGAAGGCACTCGGCAGAATGTTCAAGGAGGACTCGGAAGAGACGAAGAGAGAGAGTCCCAGCTAA